The Nocardia arthritidis genome has a window encoding:
- a CDS encoding Lrp/AsnC family transcriptional regulator yields MAIMRQSLDQIEQRIAAALLAAPRASWRTIADCLDLSERTVLRRAAPLYGDGTLRATAIRNPLCFPELTPVALRIRCRPSTIGAVARTLAHRPDTVWVEILGGGEEISVVLFLADAASRNGLLLRDLPATAAVTSWTTQQLIRVFPTAFAWTGGLLTEAELARLRPPAEPVKPAAPQPVDAALIEALTADARASYGAIAARAGIGATTARRRVAAILDGQMIRLATELDLTLLGIKTDALLWLTVPPAELERTGSTLSAHPQVRFAAATTGTSNLFIAVAAADRTGLYEFLTATLGPLTGHSAVETHPILSTVKRTGLIR; encoded by the coding sequence ATGGCGATTATGCGACAGAGCCTCGACCAGATCGAGCAGCGCATCGCCGCCGCGCTGCTGGCCGCTCCGCGCGCGTCGTGGCGCACCATCGCGGACTGCCTCGACCTCTCGGAGCGGACGGTGCTGCGCCGGGCGGCACCGCTGTACGGTGACGGCACCCTGCGCGCCACCGCGATCCGCAACCCGCTGTGTTTTCCCGAGCTCACCCCCGTCGCGCTGCGAATCCGCTGCCGCCCGAGCACCATCGGCGCCGTCGCGCGCACGCTCGCGCACCGGCCGGATACCGTGTGGGTCGAAATCCTCGGCGGCGGTGAGGAAATCAGCGTCGTGCTGTTCCTGGCCGACGCCGCGTCGCGCAACGGGCTACTGCTGCGCGACCTTCCGGCCACCGCCGCGGTCACCTCCTGGACCACCCAGCAGCTCATCCGGGTCTTCCCGACCGCCTTCGCATGGACCGGCGGCCTGCTCACCGAGGCCGAGCTGGCCCGGCTCCGCCCGCCCGCCGAGCCGGTGAAACCCGCTGCGCCGCAACCGGTCGACGCGGCGCTCATCGAGGCGCTCACCGCCGATGCGCGCGCGAGCTACGGCGCCATCGCCGCGCGGGCCGGAATCGGCGCGACCACGGCCCGCCGCCGCGTCGCCGCCATTCTGGACGGCCAGATGATTCGTCTGGCAACGGAATTGGACCTCACGCTGCTCGGCATCAAAACCGACGCGCTGCTCTGGCTGACGGTGCCGCCCGCCGAGCTCGAGCGGACCGGCAGCACGCTCAGTGCCCACCCGCAGGTCCGCTTCGCGGCCGCGACCACCGGAACCTCGAATCTGTTCATCGCCGTCGCGGCGGCCGACCGCACCGGACTCTACGAATTCCTCACCGCGACCCTCGGCCCACTGACCGGCCACAGCGCGGTGGAGACCCATCCCATCCTCAGCACGGTCAAACGCACCGGGCTCATTCGGTGA
- a CDS encoding carboxylesterase/lipase family protein, whose product MDNSIEQRHVVVGTGSGKLRGVATGSVAFRGVPYARSPIGELRFAAPQPHPGWTRIRDAIDAGPAAPQWPSRLEAVMGTRLPDWSEHGCLNLNIWTPDDDFGAARPVLLWFHGGGFTSGSGGWNWYDGGRLAALGGIVVVTANYRLGPLGYLYLPEFGADNLGTQDQAAALRWVVDNIAAFGGDPGSITVGGQSAGAFSALALAADPGTGGMVRRVIGQSGPWGMPPQDPGEAAGVAAKYLEILGISSDRQRLRELPVARLLAAYARILADSARPGGIAPPMYPVRGGAGQAVGWPEALASGVLADKDVLIGSTANEASSFLALNPIIQTADRDTAVRLLAEQGGAARYDEYVDRYPAAGPAELLTAIVGDLLCGTTDLANGLVAQGNQTYVYRFMRGPAVDPYGFGAAHCAELPFLFGTFESYPNAPMLGTFSPADRILAAEFGGALAAFVATGTPNGPALAPWRPYATDEAIRYFRSAGDPDAG is encoded by the coding sequence ATGGACAACAGCATCGAACAGCGTCACGTGGTGGTCGGAACCGGGTCGGGCAAGCTGCGCGGGGTCGCCACCGGGTCGGTGGCCTTCCGCGGCGTCCCGTACGCGCGGTCACCGATCGGTGAGCTGAGATTCGCGGCACCGCAACCACATCCGGGTTGGACGCGGATCCGGGACGCCATCGACGCCGGACCCGCCGCGCCGCAGTGGCCGTCGCGGCTCGAGGCCGTGATGGGCACCCGGCTGCCGGATTGGTCGGAGCACGGCTGCCTGAACCTCAATATCTGGACGCCCGACGACGATTTCGGCGCGGCGCGGCCGGTGCTGCTCTGGTTCCACGGCGGCGGTTTCACCAGCGGTAGCGGCGGCTGGAACTGGTATGACGGCGGACGCCTCGCCGCGCTGGGCGGCATCGTGGTGGTGACCGCGAATTACCGGCTCGGGCCGCTCGGCTATCTGTATCTGCCCGAATTCGGCGCGGACAATCTCGGCACGCAGGACCAGGCCGCCGCGCTGCGGTGGGTGGTGGACAATATCGCCGCGTTCGGCGGCGACCCGGGGTCGATCACCGTCGGCGGTCAGTCCGCGGGGGCGTTCTCGGCGCTGGCGCTGGCCGCGGATCCGGGGACCGGGGGCATGGTGCGCCGGGTGATCGGGCAGTCCGGTCCGTGGGGTATGCCGCCGCAGGATCCCGGGGAAGCGGCCGGTGTCGCGGCGAAATACCTCGAGATCCTTGGTATTTCGTCGGACCGGCAGCGGTTGCGCGAGCTGCCGGTCGCCCGCCTGCTCGCGGCCTATGCGCGGATCTTGGCCGATAGCGCGCGGCCGGGCGGTATCGCGCCGCCGATGTATCCGGTGCGCGGCGGCGCGGGTCAGGCCGTCGGCTGGCCGGAGGCGCTGGCGAGCGGGGTACTGGCGGATAAGGACGTGCTGATCGGATCCACGGCCAACGAGGCATCATCCTTCCTGGCGCTGAACCCGATCATCCAAACCGCCGACCGCGATACCGCCGTTCGCCTGCTGGCCGAACAGGGCGGTGCGGCGCGGTACGACGAATACGTCGACCGCTATCCGGCCGCCGGACCGGCCGAACTGCTCACCGCGATCGTCGGCGATCTGCTGTGCGGTACCACGGATCTTGCGAATGGTCTTGTGGCACAGGGTAATCAGACCTATGTCTATCGGTTCATGCGCGGCCCCGCCGTCGATCCGTACGGGTTCGGTGCGGCGCACTGCGCCGAACTGCCATTCCTCTTCGGCACCTTCGAGAGCTATCCCAACGCCCCCATGCTCGGCACGTTCAGTCCGGCGGACCGGATTCTCGCGGCCGAATTCGGCGGTGCGCTGGCCGCTTTCGTCGCGACCGGAACGCCGAACGGGCCCGCGCTCGCGCCGTGGCGGCCCTACGCGACGGACGAGGCGATCAGGTACTTCCGGTCGGCGGGAGATCCCGACGCCGGGTGA
- a CDS encoding GbsR/MarR family transcriptional regulator — protein MNAYWRQRAREVRAMPGGRLTSADRDCIAAGLAEGLGYAEIARQLDRPTSTISREVARNGGPGRYHAEWAHLAAKRRARRTDRRRAAVENIDIPIGFDRDLTAVHEFAVRVVTLLTDGGMPRTPARVLACFFVSDSGRLTSADLSRRLRVSPASISKALRHLMIRDLIQRERHSGRADHYVLDADAWFRATLVSVRILGVLSATARDGSEILGATTPAGTRLDEMASFLDRFGHDLVRTAERVRAALAAGADEPALTRRRDLPPTGST, from the coding sequence ATGAACGCATACTGGCGGCAGCGAGCGAGGGAGGTGCGCGCGATGCCCGGCGGCAGGTTGACCAGCGCGGACAGGGACTGCATCGCGGCCGGATTGGCCGAGGGACTCGGCTACGCGGAGATCGCCCGCCAACTCGACCGTCCCACCTCGACCATCAGCCGGGAGGTCGCCCGCAACGGCGGTCCGGGCCGCTATCACGCCGAGTGGGCGCACCTGGCCGCGAAGCGGCGCGCGCGGCGCACCGACCGGCGCCGGGCCGCGGTGGAAAATATCGATATCCCAATCGGATTCGATCGAGACCTGACCGCCGTGCACGAATTCGCCGTCCGCGTCGTCACACTGCTCACCGACGGCGGAATGCCGCGCACGCCCGCCCGGGTGCTCGCCTGTTTCTTCGTCAGCGACTCCGGCAGGCTCACCTCCGCCGACCTGTCCCGCAGGCTGCGGGTGAGCCCGGCGTCGATCTCGAAGGCGCTGCGCCATCTCATGATTCGAGATCTGATTCAGCGCGAGCGCCATTCCGGCCGCGCGGACCACTACGTCCTCGATGCCGATGCGTGGTTCCGCGCCACCCTGGTCTCGGTCCGGATCTTGGGGGTGCTCTCCGCGACGGCCCGCGACGGCAGCGAAATCCTCGGCGCGACCACTCCCGCGGGCACCCGGTTGGACGAGATGGCCAGCTTCCTCGATCGTTTCGGTCACGATCTGGTTCGCACCGCCGAGCGCGTACGCGCCGCACTCGCCGCGGGCGCCGACGAACCGGCGCTCACCCGGCGTCGGGATCTCCCGCCGACCGGAAGTACCTGA
- a CDS encoding cytochrome P450, with protein sequence MTTASRSGSEPVSVISGLPLDRQADRPFDPPAEQTRLREREPLVRMDFPDGHRGWLATDHATVRAVLADARFSSRSSLQHSPFEGIAPLELPPGTFIRYDPPEHTRFRKLLTGKFTVRRMRLLTERIEEFSAERLDALERRGGPVDLVTEFARPIPEMVICELLGVPRADHDRFRTLAAAKPGAPAKEVIQERLARFTDIGTYIRHLVVSKRERRTDDLLSDLTESDLTEDELAGVGGLLLVAGLDTTANMLALGTLALLRNPEQLALLRADPDLIDGAIEELLRYLSIAHTIGRAALADVEIAGKVIRAGETVLLSVQAADRDSTRFADPDTLDIRRNPVGHLAFGHGVHQCLGQQLARTEMRVAFPALLSRFPGLRLAVAPERIGFHGPFEIGGVRELPVTW encoded by the coding sequence ATGACTACAGCATCGCGAAGCGGGTCGGAGCCGGTATCGGTCATCTCGGGTCTGCCGCTCGACCGGCAGGCCGATCGGCCGTTCGACCCGCCCGCCGAGCAGACTCGGCTGCGTGAGCGAGAACCGTTGGTCCGCATGGATTTTCCGGATGGTCACCGCGGTTGGCTGGCCACCGATCACGCGACGGTGCGCGCCGTGCTCGCCGATGCGCGGTTCAGTTCGCGAAGTTCGTTGCAGCACTCGCCGTTCGAGGGCATCGCGCCGCTGGAGCTGCCGCCCGGCACCTTCATCCGCTACGACCCGCCCGAACACACCCGGTTCCGAAAGCTGCTGACCGGCAAGTTCACCGTGCGTCGGATGCGGCTGCTCACCGAGCGCATCGAGGAATTCTCCGCCGAACGGCTGGACGCGCTGGAGCGGCGCGGCGGGCCGGTCGATCTGGTGACCGAATTCGCCCGCCCCATACCGGAAATGGTGATCTGTGAGCTGCTCGGCGTGCCGCGGGCCGACCACGACCGATTCCGGACACTTGCCGCGGCCAAACCCGGCGCACCGGCGAAGGAGGTAATCCAAGAGCGCCTGGCTCGGTTCACCGATATCGGGACCTACATCCGCCATCTCGTCGTCAGCAAACGCGAGCGGCGCACCGACGACCTGCTCAGCGATCTGACCGAGAGCGACCTCACCGAGGACGAGTTGGCGGGCGTCGGCGGCCTGCTGCTGGTGGCAGGGCTGGACACCACCGCGAATATGTTGGCGCTGGGAACCCTTGCGCTGCTGCGGAATCCGGAGCAGCTCGCGCTGCTGCGGGCGGATCCGGACCTGATCGACGGTGCGATCGAGGAACTGCTGCGGTACCTGAGCATCGCGCACACCATCGGCCGGGCCGCCCTCGCGGATGTGGAAATCGCCGGGAAGGTGATCAGGGCCGGTGAGACGGTGCTGCTCTCGGTGCAGGCCGCCGATCGCGACAGCACTCGGTTCGCCGACCCGGACACCCTCGACATCCGTCGAAACCCGGTGGGGCACTTGGCCTTCGGGCACGGCGTGCATCAGTGCCTCGGCCAGCAGCTGGCCCGCACCGAGATGCGGGTGGCCTTCCCCGCGCTGCTATCCCGGTTCCCGGGGCTGCGTCTCGCCGTCGCGCCGGAGCGGATCGGATTCCACGGGCCCTTCGAAATCGGTGGCGTGCGCGAGCTTCCCGTCACTTGGTAA
- a CDS encoding ferredoxin, translating to MRIIADREICVGAGMCALTAPENFDQDTDEGRVLVLDENPAPDRQEAVRQAVLACPSGAITIEQ from the coding sequence ATGCGAATTATCGCGGATCGCGAAATCTGTGTCGGCGCGGGAATGTGCGCCCTGACCGCGCCGGAAAACTTCGACCAGGACACCGACGAGGGCAGGGTGCTCGTCCTCGACGAGAATCCGGCGCCGGATCGGCAAGAGGCGGTACGCCAGGCGGTGCTGGCCTGCCCATCGGGTGCCATCACGATCGAGCAATAG
- a CDS encoding flavin-dependent oxidoreductase: MVSTVIAGAGIGGLSAALALRAVGVEVVILDAATELRPLGVGINLLPPAVGRLIELGLGAALDEIAVATAEMAHFDRHGNFIWSQPRGLAAGASWPQYSVHRGSLQHMLYRAVLERLGPDAVRTGTAVRSFTQHQRGVKVVVAVRGTEQRIECDALIGADGLHSAVRAQLYPDEGRPLWYGMRMWRGVGRAEPFRTGRTVAIAGDNKSAKLVVYPIAVELDEHGMARTNWVCEVADPAAEPGRADWNRTGALADVLPYYADWRFEWLDVPALLASAPRILEYPMVDRQPLPAWTEGRVTLLGDAAHPMYPIGSNGGTQAILDAAALAEAFAGEPTPEKALARYDSVRREPANAIVLANHDMPADRILRAVAERAPGGFERITDVLTPDELAELDRAYRQTSPTDR, encoded by the coding sequence ATGGTTTCCACGGTGATCGCCGGGGCCGGTATCGGCGGGCTCAGCGCCGCGCTCGCATTGCGCGCGGTCGGCGTCGAGGTCGTGATCCTCGACGCCGCGACGGAACTGCGCCCGCTCGGCGTCGGCATCAACCTGCTGCCGCCCGCGGTCGGGCGGCTCATCGAATTAGGCCTCGGCGCCGCGCTGGACGAGATCGCCGTCGCCACCGCCGAAATGGCGCATTTCGACCGGCACGGCAATTTCATCTGGTCGCAGCCGCGTGGATTGGCGGCGGGGGCGAGCTGGCCACAGTATTCGGTGCACCGGGGGTCGCTGCAGCACATGCTCTACCGCGCGGTGCTGGAACGTCTCGGACCGGACGCGGTGCGCACCGGCACCGCGGTGCGATCCTTCACCCAGCATCAACGCGGGGTGAAAGTGGTTGTGGCGGTGCGTGGTACCGAGCAGCGCATCGAATGCGACGCGTTGATCGGCGCCGACGGCCTGCATTCGGCGGTGCGCGCCCAGCTGTATCCGGATGAGGGCAGGCCGCTGTGGTACGGAATGCGGATGTGGCGCGGCGTCGGCCGGGCCGAACCATTCCGGACCGGGCGCACCGTCGCCATCGCCGGTGACAACAAATCGGCCAAGCTCGTGGTCTATCCGATCGCCGTGGAACTCGACGAGCACGGTATGGCCCGGACCAACTGGGTGTGCGAGGTCGCCGATCCGGCCGCCGAGCCCGGCCGGGCCGACTGGAACCGCACCGGCGCTCTCGCGGATGTCCTTCCGTACTACGCGGATTGGCGTTTCGAGTGGCTGGATGTGCCCGCGCTGCTCGCCTCCGCGCCGCGCATCCTGGAATACCCGATGGTCGACCGGCAGCCGCTGCCCGCGTGGACCGAGGGACGGGTGACGCTGCTCGGCGACGCGGCGCACCCGATGTACCCGATCGGCTCGAACGGCGGCACCCAGGCGATTCTCGACGCGGCCGCGCTCGCCGAGGCGTTCGCCGGGGAACCGACGCCGGAGAAGGCCTTGGCCCGCTACGACAGCGTGCGCCGCGAACCGGCCAACGCCATCGTGCTGGCCAATCACGACATGCCCGCGGACCGCATTCTGCGCGCCGTCGCCGAGCGCGCACCCGGTGGATTCGAGCGCATCACCGATGTGCTCACACCCGACGAGCTCGCCGAACTCGACCGGGCGTATCGGCAGACCTCGCCGACCGACCGCTGA
- a CDS encoding FMN-binding glutamate synthase family protein, with product MLRFFILGFLATAVLLVGVAAAIGSWAWWVLVALLVLLLCVGVYDMVQKRHSVLRNYPVLGHMRFLLEGIRPEIQQYFVERNFDGRPFDRDVRTMIYERAKGIHGELSFGTERDVEQVGYEYLVHSTAPVPEPKTPPRVLIGGPDCTKPYSMSLLNVSAMSFGALSANALRALNRAAAMGGFAHDTGEGGLTPYHLDGGGDLVWELGSGYFGTRTADGAFDPHRFTETAAREQVKAISIKLSQGAKPGLGGVLPAAKVSAEIAAYRGVPAHTKCVSPAAHSAFHTPRELIAFVARLRELSGGKPVGFKLCVGSRIDVLAICKAIQAEGIAPDFIVVDGKEGGTAAAPLEYEDNVGLPLTDGLMTLHNALVGTGLRDRIRLGASGKVATGTDIVKRLIQGADYTNSARAMMMAVGCIQAQRCHTNKCPVGVATQDPRRAHALDVADKSVRAQRYQEATVQQAVQLMASLGVGEPGELNPHMLRKKISPTVVQSYAELYEWLAPGELLSDPPRGWRMDWAAADPDSFRPMPGKA from the coding sequence ATGCTCCGATTTTTCATACTCGGATTCCTTGCCACCGCGGTGCTGCTGGTGGGGGTGGCCGCGGCGATCGGGTCATGGGCGTGGTGGGTGCTCGTCGCGCTGCTGGTGCTGCTGCTCTGCGTGGGCGTCTATGACATGGTGCAGAAGCGGCATTCGGTGCTGCGCAACTATCCGGTGCTCGGGCATATGCGGTTCCTGCTGGAGGGCATCCGCCCGGAGATTCAGCAGTATTTTGTGGAACGCAACTTCGACGGTCGCCCCTTCGACCGCGACGTGCGCACCATGATCTACGAGCGGGCCAAGGGAATTCACGGCGAGCTGTCCTTCGGCACCGAACGCGATGTCGAGCAGGTCGGCTACGAATATCTGGTGCATTCGACGGCGCCGGTGCCGGAGCCGAAGACGCCGCCGCGGGTGCTGATCGGCGGCCCGGACTGCACCAAGCCGTATTCCATGTCGCTGCTGAATGTTTCGGCGATGAGCTTCGGCGCGCTGTCGGCGAACGCGCTGCGCGCCCTGAACCGGGCGGCCGCGATGGGTGGTTTCGCGCACGACACGGGCGAGGGCGGGCTCACCCCGTACCATCTCGACGGCGGCGGAGATCTGGTGTGGGAGTTGGGTTCCGGCTACTTCGGCACGCGCACCGCCGACGGCGCCTTCGATCCGCACCGCTTCACCGAAACCGCGGCGCGCGAACAGGTGAAGGCCATCTCGATAAAGCTCAGCCAGGGTGCGAAACCCGGGCTGGGCGGCGTGCTGCCCGCGGCCAAGGTGAGCGCGGAGATCGCGGCCTATCGCGGTGTCCCCGCGCATACGAAATGCGTCAGCCCGGCGGCACATTCGGCCTTCCACACACCGCGTGAGCTGATCGCGTTCGTCGCGCGGCTGCGCGAATTGTCCGGCGGTAAGCCGGTGGGCTTCAAGCTGTGCGTCGGATCGCGCATCGATGTGCTCGCCATCTGCAAGGCGATCCAAGCCGAGGGCATCGCACCGGATTTCATCGTCGTCGACGGCAAGGAGGGCGGAACCGCGGCTGCCCCACTGGAATACGAGGACAATGTCGGCCTGCCGCTCACCGACGGGCTGATGACGCTGCACAACGCGCTGGTCGGCACCGGCCTGCGGGACCGGATCCGGCTCGGCGCCAGCGGCAAGGTGGCCACCGGAACCGATATCGTCAAGCGGCTCATCCAGGGCGCCGACTACACCAATTCGGCGCGCGCCATGATGATGGCCGTCGGCTGTATCCAGGCTCAGCGCTGTCACACCAACAAATGCCCGGTCGGTGTCGCCACCCAGGATCCGCGGCGGGCGCACGCGCTGGACGTCGCGGACAAATCGGTGCGCGCCCAGCGCTATCAGGAGGCGACGGTGCAGCAGGCCGTGCAGCTGATGGCATCGCTGGGAGTGGGTGAGCCCGGCGAGCTGAACCCCCATATGCTGCGCAAGAAGATTTCGCCGACGGTGGTGCAGTCGTATGCGGAGCTGTACGAGTGGCTCGCCCCCGGTGAGCTGCTGAGCGATCCGCCGCGCGGCTGGCGCATGGACTGGGCCGCGGCGGACCCGGATTCGTTCCGGCCGATGCCCGGTAAAGCATAG
- a CDS encoding amino acid transporter, with protein sequence MRKPGDAEHEHSWWKVMCLTGVDYFSTLGYQPGIAALAAGVLSPMATLVLVALTLLGALPVYRRVAKESPHGGGSLAMFSHVLPRWTGKIFILVLLGFAATDFVITMTLSAADGAAHIVENPYVPKAFDHHNLLITLVLLALLAAIFLKGFAEAIGIAVALVGTYLALNLVVAVVGLYQVLSASGLVVDWTHAMTAQHGNVLAMVGVSLLVFPKLALGLSGFETGVAVMPQIKGAPGDSEDNPVTRIAGTRKLLTTAALIMSTFLVVTSFITAVLIPEKEFQPGGAANGRALAYLAHQHLGDLFGTVYDLSTIAILWFAGASAMAGLLNLVPRYLPRYGMAPEWARAVRPLVLVFAVISFGITWYFDADVDAQGGAYATGVLVLITSAAVAVTISAVRKGEHRKVIGFGAVSAVFVYTTIANIFERPEGVQLASLFILAIIVVSFVSRARRSFELRALEVTFDDAAAAMIDEAAAQGMIRIVTHDVDQRQPEEYLEKAAEQRIESHIPDDAPIMFLEVIVGDASDFSTELRVNGIEVGGYRILSVEATAVPNSIAAILLAVRDRTGLEPHVYFEWTEGNPLVNLLKFMFVGEGEVAPVTREIIRRAVPNPAERPHVHVDS encoded by the coding sequence ATGCGCAAACCGGGTGATGCCGAACACGAGCATTCCTGGTGGAAGGTGATGTGCCTGACCGGCGTCGACTACTTCTCGACCCTGGGTTATCAGCCGGGTATCGCGGCGCTGGCCGCCGGCGTGCTCTCACCGATGGCGACGCTGGTGCTGGTGGCGTTGACGCTGCTCGGCGCGCTGCCGGTATATCGGCGGGTGGCGAAGGAGAGCCCGCACGGCGGCGGTTCGCTGGCCATGTTCAGCCATGTGCTGCCCCGCTGGACCGGCAAGATCTTCATCCTGGTGCTGCTGGGTTTCGCGGCGACCGACTTCGTCATCACGATGACGCTGTCGGCCGCCGACGGTGCGGCGCATATCGTGGAGAACCCGTATGTGCCCAAGGCGTTCGACCATCACAACCTGCTGATCACGCTGGTGCTGCTCGCACTGCTCGCGGCGATCTTCCTGAAGGGTTTCGCCGAGGCGATCGGTATCGCGGTCGCGCTGGTCGGCACCTATCTGGCGCTGAATCTGGTGGTGGCGGTCGTCGGGCTGTACCAGGTGCTCAGTGCCAGCGGGCTGGTGGTGGATTGGACGCATGCGATGACCGCGCAGCACGGCAATGTGCTGGCCATGGTCGGCGTTTCGCTGCTGGTGTTCCCGAAGCTCGCGCTCGGCCTTTCCGGATTCGAAACGGGCGTCGCGGTGATGCCGCAGATCAAGGGCGCGCCCGGTGATTCGGAGGACAATCCGGTGACCAGGATCGCGGGCACCCGCAAACTGCTCACCACCGCCGCGCTCATCATGAGCACCTTCCTGGTGGTCACCAGCTTCATCACCGCCGTCCTGATTCCGGAGAAGGAGTTCCAGCCGGGCGGCGCGGCGAACGGGCGGGCGCTGGCCTACCTGGCCCACCAGCACCTGGGCGATCTGTTCGGCACCGTCTACGACCTGAGCACCATCGCGATCCTCTGGTTCGCGGGTGCGTCGGCCATGGCCGGGCTGCTCAACCTGGTGCCCCGCTACCTACCCCGTTACGGCATGGCGCCGGAGTGGGCGCGCGCGGTGCGGCCGCTGGTGCTGGTGTTCGCGGTCATATCCTTCGGCATCACTTGGTATTTCGACGCCGACGTCGATGCGCAGGGCGGCGCGTACGCCACCGGTGTGCTGGTGCTGATCACCTCCGCCGCCGTCGCCGTGACGATCTCGGCGGTGCGAAAAGGCGAGCACCGCAAGGTGATCGGCTTCGGCGCGGTCTCGGCGGTATTCGTGTACACCACCATCGCGAATATTTTCGAGCGGCCGGAGGGTGTGCAGTTGGCCTCGCTGTTCATCCTCGCGATCATCGTGGTGTCGTTCGTGTCCCGGGCCCGGCGCTCGTTCGAATTGCGGGCGCTGGAGGTGACATTCGACGACGCGGCGGCCGCGATGATCGATGAGGCCGCGGCGCAGGGCATGATCCGGATCGTCACCCACGATGTGGATCAGCGTCAGCCGGAGGAGTATCTGGAGAAGGCGGCCGAACAGCGGATAGAGAGCCACATCCCCGACGACGCGCCGATCATGTTCCTCGAGGTGATCGTCGGCGACGCATCGGATTTCAGCACCGAGCTGCGGGTCAACGGAATCGAGGTGGGTGGCTACCGCATTCTGAGCGTCGAGGCCACCGCCGTCCCCAATTCGATCGCCGCCATTCTGCTGGCCGTCCGGGATCGCACCGGGCTGGAGCCGCACGTGTATTTCGAATGGACCGAAGGCAATCCGCTGGTGAACCTGCTGAAGTTCATGTTCGTCGGCGAGGGCGAGGTGGCGCCGGTGACCCGGGAGATCATCCGGCGCGCGGTGCCGAATCCGGCCGAACGGCCGCACGTGCACGTCGACAGCTGA
- a CDS encoding SAM-dependent methyltransferase, whose amino-acid sequence MAEAGITQFLDLGSGIPTVGNVHEVVHAHDPAARVVYVDIDPVAVAMSRMMLDGNPAATAVRGDVNDIDAVLRDPEVTEMLDFDRPVAVLAVALLHFLPDTARPIETIARLRNSLASGSYLAISHAGNEGPPDQMAAALELYRRTPTPMVLRSRTEIAAFLAGFELVEPGLVYLSQWRPDPDDIVEVRDFDGYVGIGRVAR is encoded by the coding sequence GTGGCCGAGGCCGGTATCACCCAGTTTCTCGACCTCGGTTCGGGTATTCCGACGGTCGGCAATGTGCACGAGGTGGTGCACGCGCACGATCCGGCGGCCCGCGTCGTGTACGTCGACATCGATCCGGTGGCGGTGGCGATGAGCCGCATGATGCTCGACGGAAATCCGGCCGCCACCGCGGTCCGCGGCGATGTCAACGATATCGACGCGGTGCTGCGCGATCCGGAGGTCACCGAAATGCTCGACTTCGACCGGCCGGTCGCGGTGCTCGCGGTGGCGCTACTGCATTTCCTGCCCGATACCGCCCGGCCCATCGAAACCATTGCGCGCCTGCGTAATTCATTGGCATCGGGCAGCTATCTGGCGATCTCGCACGCCGGGAACGAGGGCCCGCCGGACCAGATGGCCGCCGCGCTGGAGCTCTACCGCCGCACGCCGACTCCGATGGTGCTGCGCTCGCGCACCGAAATCGCCGCTTTCCTGGCCGGATTCGAGCTGGTCGAACCGGGTCTGGTGTATCTGTCGCAGTGGCGGCCCGATCCGGACGATATCGTCGAGGTGCGCGATTTCGACGGCTATGTGGGGATCGGGCGCGTGGCGCGCTGA
- a CDS encoding cupin domain-containing protein translates to MTTDSTPENTAAQPNRRALLGAGAAALGGAAVGAALVADASTAAADQLPNTAALDDNLNTAPHLFHLTATEPNRFDGGTLQGAHEDNFPVLAGQSGSVYFVRLEPGGVREPHWHPTAWELNFVISGTARWTILGTHPDGGYRNDVFDAGKGDLVFAPQGFFHYFENPDATAPLEVLVVFNTSAKEPNDDIGIVGAFNAVPREVLAAAFGVPRSAFDAIPTETKPVVITKRQVR, encoded by the coding sequence ATGACCACCGATTCGACACCGGAAAACACTGCGGCCCAACCGAACAGGCGCGCGCTACTCGGCGCCGGCGCCGCCGCGCTGGGCGGCGCCGCGGTGGGCGCGGCACTGGTCGCCGACGCATCGACCGCCGCGGCGGATCAACTCCCCAACACCGCCGCGCTGGACGACAACCTCAACACCGCACCCCACCTGTTCCACCTCACCGCCACCGAACCCAACCGGTTCGACGGCGGCACCCTGCAGGGCGCGCACGAGGACAACTTCCCGGTGCTGGCCGGGCAGAGCGGATCGGTGTACTTCGTCCGGCTCGAACCGGGCGGCGTGCGCGAACCACACTGGCATCCGACCGCGTGGGAGCTGAACTTCGTGATCTCCGGCACCGCGCGCTGGACCATCCTCGGCACCCATCCGGACGGCGGCTACCGCAACGACGTCTTCGACGCGGGCAAGGGCGATCTGGTCTTCGCGCCGCAGGGCTTCTTCCACTACTTCGAAAATCCGGACGCCACCGCACCGCTGGAGGTGCTGGTCGTATTCAACACCAGCGCAAAGGAACCGAACGACGATATCGGCATCGTCGGCGCGTTCAACGCGGTCCCGCGCGAGGTCCTCGCCGCCGCCTTCGGCGTCCCCCGGTCGGCATTCGACGCGATCCCCACCGAGACGAAGCCGGTGGTGATCACCAAACGTCAAGTGCGGTAA